The Vibrio tubiashii genome includes a window with the following:
- a CDS encoding BCCT family transporter, whose amino-acid sequence MDYKSKKYSIDSTDYQVGQDNINKWGMDVHNTVFTVSVGLSILFIVTLLALSPADAKAAIDSVKGAVLSNFDFLFMWGANLLLLFSVVIAFSPLGKIRLGGDKATADYSTLSWIAMLFAAGMGIGLIFWGVAEPTAFYTNWFGTPLNVDAYTPEGRELALGATVFHWGLHAWAIYGMAALCLAYFVYNKGLPLSMRSVFYPLLGDKVWGKIGDVIDVMTVLVTLFGLATSLGLGGSQAASGISHVFGFENSLYLQQSIIVLIMGLAIISVLRGMDGGVKLLSNLNMIIAFVFLGFIAVLNFTTVLDSTYTAVVGYVKNIIPLSQTSGREDTTWLHGWTVFYWAWWVAYAPFFGMFVARISKGRTVREFLVCVMIIPTLVTTAWMSVFGGVAIDQIINHVGLLGIEQGISDVSLSLFYMLDAYSLGNVLSVLAVALIVVFFVTTLDSGSIVIDSMTAGGKLEVPLKQKVVWALIAGSIAMVMLWIGGTQSIQALQSITIIAALPFTIILILGCISLIKGLLTEVEQPNSAIKAKS is encoded by the coding sequence ATGGATTATAAATCGAAAAAGTACAGTATTGATTCAACCGACTATCAAGTCGGCCAAGATAACATTAACAAATGGGGTATGGACGTTCACAACACAGTATTTACTGTCTCTGTTGGTCTATCTATCCTTTTCATCGTCACCTTGCTCGCACTTTCGCCAGCAGACGCTAAAGCCGCCATTGATTCCGTAAAAGGGGCGGTACTTTCAAACTTTGACTTCCTTTTCATGTGGGGAGCCAACCTGCTACTTCTATTCTCAGTTGTCATTGCGTTCTCACCTTTAGGTAAGATTCGTTTGGGCGGTGATAAAGCAACCGCCGATTATTCGACCTTGTCTTGGATTGCGATGCTGTTTGCAGCCGGCATGGGAATCGGACTTATTTTCTGGGGTGTGGCTGAACCTACCGCTTTCTATACCAACTGGTTTGGTACACCACTGAATGTTGACGCCTACACACCTGAAGGCCGCGAACTTGCGCTCGGTGCAACCGTATTCCACTGGGGTCTTCATGCTTGGGCAATATACGGTATGGCGGCACTGTGCCTAGCATACTTCGTTTATAACAAGGGCCTACCACTTTCGATGCGTTCAGTCTTTTACCCACTTTTAGGTGATAAAGTTTGGGGCAAGATTGGAGATGTAATCGACGTGATGACTGTTCTAGTCACCTTGTTTGGCCTTGCAACGTCACTAGGCTTAGGTGGCTCGCAAGCAGCGAGCGGGATCAGCCATGTGTTTGGTTTTGAAAACAGCTTATACCTTCAGCAATCAATCATTGTGTTGATCATGGGATTAGCGATCATTTCAGTATTACGCGGAATGGATGGCGGCGTGAAACTGCTAAGTAATCTGAACATGATCATTGCCTTTGTTTTCCTTGGGTTTATCGCGGTACTTAACTTCACTACGGTTCTGGATTCAACCTACACAGCGGTTGTTGGTTACGTGAAGAACATTATCCCACTCAGCCAGACTAGTGGTCGTGAAGACACAACATGGTTACATGGCTGGACTGTATTCTACTGGGCTTGGTGGGTTGCTTACGCGCCATTCTTCGGCATGTTCGTTGCGCGTATTTCTAAAGGACGCACAGTACGCGAGTTTCTTGTCTGCGTGATGATTATTCCTACCCTAGTAACAACAGCTTGGATGTCTGTATTTGGCGGCGTGGCGATTGATCAGATTATCAACCACGTTGGTCTACTTGGTATTGAACAAGGTATTTCAGATGTATCGTTAAGCTTGTTCTACATGCTTGATGCGTACTCATTGGGCAACGTGCTGTCGGTTCTCGCCGTCGCGCTGATTGTCGTCTTCTTTGTTACCACGCTAGACTCAGGCTCAATCGTAATCGATAGCATGACTGCGGGTGGTAAACTAGAAGTTCCACTAAAACAGAAAGTGGTGTGGGCACTTATTGCAGGTTCAATCGCTATGGTAATGCTGTGGATTGGCGGTACTCAATCCATTCAAGCACTGCAATCTATCACCATTATTGCTGCACTTCCGTTTACCATTATTTTAATTCTGGGTTGTATAAGCTTAATCAAAGGGCTTTTAACTGAAGTTGAGCAACCAAATTCCGCTATCAAAGCGAAAAGCTAA